In Fibrobacter sp. UWR2, the following are encoded in one genomic region:
- a CDS encoding HD domain-containing phosphohydrolase has translation MSITIENNNELVSRNIIRDMSDGVVYTGPTGKILVVNDAATKILEKSREELVGKNFATCFFGYEENDGFNDCIVNMISQKDISPNKKVTDFYTGKEFKKLYLTTSYTQDDEGNITGTILILDDITQTMKLQERLFRNQLGTIMMMAELVESRDGSTGGHIRRTAEYVRIIAQQLLDDHKYPDIVTPEFIRDISTAAPLHDVGKINVPDTILNKPGRLTDEEFAIMKSHAETGRKILSDAVDMTEHSAYLDHAIDMAGDHHEWWNGRGYPNGIQGDQIPVSARIMAIADVFDALVSKRVYKPGMPLEKAYSIIREESGTHFDPICVEAFFKAQNKIESAMNRLNDDATQSA, from the coding sequence ATGTCCATAACAATCGAAAACAACAACGAATTGGTGTCGCGTAACATCATTCGTGACATGAGCGATGGTGTCGTATATACCGGACCCACCGGTAAAATCCTCGTCGTCAACGACGCAGCAACGAAAATACTTGAAAAGTCGAGAGAAGAGCTCGTCGGCAAGAACTTCGCGACATGCTTCTTCGGTTACGAAGAGAACGACGGTTTCAACGACTGCATCGTCAACATGATTTCGCAGAAGGACATCTCCCCCAACAAGAAGGTCACCGATTTCTACACCGGGAAGGAATTCAAGAAACTCTACCTCACAACGTCGTACACGCAAGACGACGAAGGGAACATCACCGGAACAATCCTCATCCTTGACGACATCACGCAGACAATGAAACTGCAGGAACGCCTGTTTAGAAACCAGCTCGGGACCATCATGATGATGGCTGAACTTGTGGAAAGCCGCGACGGCAGTACCGGCGGGCATATTAGGCGCACCGCGGAATACGTGAGGATTATTGCGCAGCAACTTCTCGACGACCACAAGTATCCCGATATCGTGACTCCTGAATTTATTCGTGATATTTCGACTGCGGCACCGCTCCACGATGTTGGCAAGATTAACGTGCCCGACACCATATTGAACAAGCCGGGGCGCCTCACCGACGAGGAATTCGCCATCATGAAAAGCCACGCCGAAACCGGCCGCAAGATTCTTTCGGACGCCGTGGACATGACAGAACACTCCGCCTACCTCGATCACGCCATCGACATGGCGGGAGACCATCACGAATGGTGGAACGGCAGGGGCTACCCCAACGGGATCCAAGGCGACCAGATTCCCGTGAGCGCACGAATCATGGCCATCGCCGACGTGTTCGACGCGCTTGTCTCCAAGAGAGTCTACAAGCCCGGCATGCCCCTAGAAAAGGCCTACTCCATTATCCGCGAGGAATCGGGCACACACTTCGACCCGATCTGTGTCGAAGCATTTTTCAAGGCCCAAAACAAAATTGAGTCGGCAATGAACCGACTCAATGACGATGCTACTCAATCCGCATAA
- a CDS encoding DUF4423 domain-containing protein, which yields MVIFSDIADYRDFLKDYYDRRKAEMPFYSYRMMGDKLGLDSSYLYRVLQKKQHLPAHALQAAKEILALNGREAEYFDLLFSAAVSKDKAKKEELMAKALSLRDVERHSLQAAELKLLENWWIPAVRAYLDLNGGIVNVKQIAKDICPPISEEQVTEAIEILKEVGLVKKLASGRLALTDAHLTVGGPEKAKAVRNFQRQVLSLASDSLENVPVTERNISTLTLSVDQSCFEDLGDMLREFRRLVQKRVDESKNPDRVMQLSMAFYPVARKGGVPENAIMGDGAGDKK from the coding sequence ATGGTTATTTTTTCGGACATAGCGGATTACCGTGATTTTTTGAAGGACTACTACGACCGCCGCAAGGCGGAGATGCCCTTCTATAGTTATCGCATGATGGGCGATAAGTTGGGGCTGGATTCCAGCTACCTTTACCGCGTGTTGCAGAAAAAACAGCACTTGCCCGCTCATGCGCTCCAGGCTGCCAAGGAAATCCTTGCGCTGAACGGCCGCGAGGCCGAATACTTCGACCTGCTGTTCTCTGCCGCAGTAAGCAAGGACAAGGCCAAGAAAGAAGAACTGATGGCGAAGGCGCTTTCCCTTCGCGACGTGGAACGCCACAGCCTCCAGGCTGCCGAGCTCAAGTTGCTTGAGAACTGGTGGATTCCGGCTGTACGTGCCTACCTCGACCTGAATGGCGGGATTGTGAACGTAAAGCAGATTGCCAAGGATATCTGCCCGCCCATTTCCGAGGAGCAGGTGACCGAGGCTATTGAAATTTTGAAGGAAGTTGGGCTTGTCAAGAAGTTGGCGAGCGGACGTCTGGCCTTGACGGATGCGCATCTTACGGTGGGTGGCCCCGAAAAAGCGAAGGCCGTGAGAAATTTCCAGCGACAGGTGCTGTCTCTTGCCAGCGATTCCCTGGAAAACGTGCCTGTTACCGAGAGAAATATTTCCACCCTGACTCTTTCTGTCGACCAGTCCTGTTTCGAGGATTTGGGCGATATGCTGAGGGAATTCCGCAGGTTAGTGCAAAAACGCGTTGACGAATCCAAAAATCCGGACCGTGTGATGCAACTTTCGATGGCGTTTTATCCGGTCGCCCGTAAGGGGGGCGTTCCTGAAAATGCTATTATGGGGGATGGCGCAGGAGATAAAAAATGA
- a CDS encoding carbohydrate-binding protein, whose product MKFSCGVATSFLVVGLATYGLADNPISSYHYLADPSCASDGDTFYILTDVDDYNNQTNWNYDIVGLYAFTSEDMKNWTDHGMIFRSKREFGNYPSNTWASGIAVKDGKVYIVYPDGASGVGMITAPAIDGPYTDPVKETHGVNRIAGGGSLIGSCDGIAHCFDPGILIDDDGKGYVIFGGGESSSRPYGNNFDIISFTESNGKITFDKNSLKKVSLPNSFEAPYLHKKGSTYYLSFNNRSQVIDYGMSNNIWGPYTFVGTVIPGIGSVPDAHGEGGNNHQGFAPFKDKWYAVYHDRRLVTSDNHPAATTQAGVRSENPNYENHRSVSIDELTWSGDKMNKLTFTREGPKQIKNFDPYKTYKATTSSKQMNIRSRTDWTKGQPVKHVLLPLTSRSESWIRVSGVDFGNGAENLRIKAANVGDGNKIEIHKGSATGTLAGTCELAKTSNNMTFTDNDCAMTGLSGVVDQLFFVFKNNGKDSTMGILEWEFQGTKREPEPQQPFGGKAWAIPGKIEMENFDEPGYGAGNDSYADNDTDDHGAETNGGKSYREGTGVDIYKKATGYVVGYNQTGEWLEYTVEVAEAGDYTMFAAVASANATSSFQLSIDGENITGEVAVPQASAGEENYDDYNKVKENVTLTAGKHILRFTVTGDWMDIDYINFVKGKDAEDSDPIGGPSALGNKVAFKALQYTTYRVFGLNGAMLGKVDLNGANVSEALKAAGYKKGVYMLQQVEGGKKFMAKVTK is encoded by the coding sequence ATGAAATTCAGTTGTGGTGTTGCAACTTCTTTTCTGGTAGTGGGTCTTGCCACCTACGGTTTGGCAGATAACCCTATCTCATCTTATCACTATCTGGCAGACCCCTCTTGCGCTTCCGATGGTGACACCTTCTACATTTTGACTGACGTCGATGACTACAACAACCAGACCAACTGGAACTACGACATCGTCGGCCTTTATGCCTTTACGTCCGAAGATATGAAAAACTGGACCGACCACGGCATGATTTTCCGTTCCAAGCGCGAATTCGGCAACTATCCGAGCAATACTTGGGCATCGGGCATTGCCGTCAAGGATGGTAAGGTCTATATCGTTTACCCTGATGGCGCAAGTGGCGTGGGCATGATTACCGCCCCGGCTATCGATGGCCCTTATACTGACCCTGTTAAGGAAACTCATGGTGTCAATAGAATTGCAGGTGGCGGTAGCTTGATTGGCAGCTGCGATGGCATTGCGCACTGCTTTGACCCGGGCATCTTGATTGATGATGACGGTAAGGGTTACGTGATTTTCGGTGGTGGTGAAAGCTCCAGCCGTCCGTATGGCAACAACTTTGACATTATCAGTTTTACCGAAAGCAATGGCAAGATTACTTTCGACAAGAACTCCTTGAAGAAGGTCTCTTTGCCGAACTCCTTCGAAGCTCCGTACTTGCACAAGAAGGGCAGCACTTATTACTTGAGCTTCAACAACCGTAGCCAGGTGATTGACTATGGTATGTCCAACAATATTTGGGGGCCCTATACCTTTGTGGGCACGGTCATTCCGGGAATCGGCTCTGTGCCTGATGCTCATGGCGAAGGTGGCAACAACCACCAGGGCTTCGCTCCGTTCAAGGACAAGTGGTATGCAGTTTACCACGACCGTCGCCTGGTGACTTCCGACAACCACCCGGCCGCAACGACGCAGGCTGGCGTGCGTTCCGAAAACCCGAACTACGAAAACCACAGAAGCGTGTCCATCGACGAACTCACCTGGAGTGGCGACAAGATGAACAAGCTGACCTTCACGCGTGAAGGCCCGAAGCAGATCAAGAATTTTGATCCGTACAAGACCTACAAGGCGACTACGAGTTCCAAGCAGATGAATATCCGTAGCCGTACCGATTGGACGAAGGGCCAGCCGGTGAAGCACGTGCTTCTGCCGCTCACGAGCCGTAGCGAATCCTGGATCCGCGTCTCTGGTGTGGACTTCGGTAATGGTGCCGAGAACCTCCGCATCAAGGCCGCGAACGTGGGCGACGGCAACAAGATTGAAATTCATAAGGGCAGTGCCACCGGTACGCTTGCCGGTACTTGCGAACTGGCAAAGACCAGCAACAACATGACATTCACCGATAACGACTGCGCCATGACGGGCCTGAGCGGTGTCGTGGACCAGCTGTTCTTCGTGTTCAAGAACAATGGCAAGGATTCCACCATGGGCATTCTCGAATGGGAATTCCAGGGCACCAAGCGCGAGCCTGAACCGCAGCAGCCGTTTGGCGGCAAGGCATGGGCCATTCCGGGCAAGATCGAGATGGAAAATTTCGATGAACCGGGTTACGGTGCGGGTAACGATTCTTACGCTGACAATGATACCGATGACCATGGCGCCGAAACCAACGGTGGCAAGAGCTACCGCGAAGGCACGGGGGTAGACATCTACAAGAAGGCGACCGGCTACGTTGTAGGCTACAACCAGACCGGCGAATGGCTCGAATACACTGTGGAAGTTGCCGAAGCAGGCGATTACACCATGTTTGCCGCCGTCGCCTCTGCCAATGCGACCTCCAGCTTCCAGCTCTCTATCGATGGCGAGAACATTACCGGCGAAGTCGCTGTTCCGCAGGCCAGTGCCGGCGAAGAAAACTACGACGACTACAACAAGGTCAAGGAAAACGTGACGCTCACTGCGGGCAAGCATATCCTCCGCTTCACCGTGACCGGCGACTGGATGGATATTGACTACATCAACTTCGTGAAGGGCAAGGACGCCGAAGATTCCGACCCGATCGGAGGACCGTCTGCGCTCGGGAACAAGGTTGCGTTTAAGGCCCTGCAGTACACCACCTACCGTGTGTTTGGCTTGAATGGTGCAATGCTTGGCAAGGTCGACTTGAACGGCGCTAACGTTTCCGAAGCGCTTAAGGCCGCAGGCTACAAGAAGGGCGTCTACATGCTCCAGCAGGTCGAAGGTGGCAAGAAGTTTATGGCCAAGGTGACGAAATAA
- a CDS encoding SpoIIE family protein phosphatase translates to MKFNFRGLAFKQSVWILIGVTIAFAMTFGVIRSQIKQGIYNLVVQKGEEISEANVTFIDKLFNTGRKIGDDIAENLGKREMTKAEMDEFLLQSLGNARRILPQVIAVVVAFEPGMGPETKNGEFMRLARYVNDATVLVTGANYQDKEWYASTKDGGTSRWQEPFIGEFVHEPIAVYTIPIIRRDKKGEDVLVGVLAVDMSIDFLKNTIASIPVSDSGYAMILSSKSTIVAHPKSVDLGGDENNLVVEKVKTENGEDFDRVTQKAEHGLFRGFVGDSDLSAIYYTTIKSNNWIFMVVWPMQKFLEDQSSFVRLIGVFILGGYILILIFVLIISYRISHPLRQLAKAVDKFGHGNFDAELPVVKGHDEIALLASAFSGMQASIKENIKTQKSLGRIERELDFARNIQLAMLPENEVEENCNDDRHELAPFMLPAKEVGGDFYDFFKIDNDHLCVVIGDVSGKGVPASLFMMVSRIILRTMMKNLKSVEKTFNSTNFALARRNKLNMFVTVWMGVVDLRTGHVEFASAGHNPPAIRHADGSVEFVKSKSGLVMAAMEDVRYQTQTCELLPGDTLFLYTDGVTEATNSNDELFGDARLLDTLAKSKDLATTDICKFVKNEIDSFVNGAPQFDDITMMGVKYIGNDEPVWERYEKTIDVGIEGQGELKTFVEGILTPMDGLAKVQMQNAWERYEKIVDVIPENQDILTAFVEGILAPMEGSVKSQMQINIAIDEIYSNIVKFSGATKVTLIVEVRKATLTAKLTFIDNGAPYDPLKSKDPDITLPAEEREIGGLGIFIVKKTMDSVCYRRNGDCNELAITKAL, encoded by the coding sequence GTGAAGTTTAATTTCCGTGGACTTGCCTTCAAGCAGTCGGTATGGATCCTTATCGGCGTGACCATCGCTTTTGCGATGACCTTCGGCGTCATTAGATCGCAGATAAAGCAGGGTATATACAACTTGGTCGTCCAGAAGGGCGAAGAAATCAGCGAGGCAAACGTCACCTTTATTGACAAGTTGTTCAATACGGGCCGAAAGATTGGCGATGACATCGCAGAAAACCTGGGCAAACGCGAAATGACCAAGGCCGAGATGGACGAGTTCCTGTTGCAGTCGCTGGGCAATGCTCGCAGGATTCTCCCGCAGGTCATTGCCGTAGTCGTTGCTTTCGAACCCGGGATGGGACCCGAGACCAAGAACGGTGAATTCATGAGGCTGGCACGCTATGTCAACGATGCCACAGTCCTTGTCACTGGAGCTAACTACCAGGACAAGGAATGGTATGCCAGTACAAAGGATGGCGGTACGAGCCGCTGGCAGGAACCCTTTATCGGTGAATTTGTGCATGAACCGATTGCCGTCTATACGATTCCTATTATCCGTAGGGACAAAAAGGGCGAGGATGTGTTGGTGGGTGTGCTTGCTGTTGACATGTCTATCGACTTCTTGAAGAACACCATTGCTTCCATCCCAGTTTCCGATTCCGGCTATGCCATGATCCTCTCGTCCAAGAGTACTATTGTGGCTCACCCGAAAAGTGTTGACCTGGGTGGCGACGAGAATAACCTCGTTGTCGAGAAGGTCAAGACGGAAAATGGCGAAGATTTTGACCGTGTCACCCAGAAGGCGGAGCATGGGTTGTTCCGTGGATTTGTCGGCGACAGTGACCTGTCGGCCATCTACTATACCACAATTAAGTCGAATAACTGGATCTTCATGGTGGTCTGGCCTATGCAGAAGTTCCTCGAGGACCAGTCGTCTTTTGTTCGGCTCATTGGAGTCTTTATCCTGGGTGGCTATATACTGATATTGATTTTTGTTCTCATAATATCGTACCGTATCTCGCACCCGCTAAGGCAGCTGGCGAAGGCGGTGGATAAGTTTGGCCATGGGAACTTTGATGCAGAACTCCCGGTAGTAAAGGGGCACGATGAAATAGCGCTGCTCGCCTCGGCGTTCTCGGGCATGCAGGCGTCCATCAAGGAAAACATCAAGACGCAAAAGAGCCTGGGCCGTATCGAACGCGAACTTGACTTCGCGAGGAACATCCAGCTCGCGATGCTTCCTGAAAACGAGGTGGAAGAAAACTGCAATGACGACCGCCATGAGCTCGCTCCATTCATGTTGCCCGCAAAGGAAGTCGGCGGCGATTTCTATGACTTCTTCAAGATAGACAATGACCACCTGTGTGTCGTGATTGGCGATGTTTCGGGCAAGGGCGTGCCCGCATCACTCTTCATGATGGTTTCAAGAATTATTCTCCGTACGATGATGAAAAACTTGAAGTCCGTGGAGAAGACTTTCAACAGTACGAACTTCGCGCTTGCCAGACGCAACAAGTTGAATATGTTCGTTACGGTGTGGATGGGCGTTGTCGACTTGCGCACGGGCCATGTGGAATTTGCATCGGCGGGCCATAATCCGCCGGCAATTCGCCATGCCGATGGCTCCGTCGAATTCGTGAAGAGCAAGTCCGGGCTTGTCATGGCCGCCATGGAAGATGTCCGGTACCAGACGCAGACTTGCGAACTCCTTCCGGGCGATACGCTGTTCCTGTATACAGACGGCGTGACCGAAGCAACCAATAGCAATGACGAACTGTTCGGCGATGCAAGGCTTTTGGATACTCTTGCGAAGAGCAAGGATTTGGCTACTACAGATATTTGTAAATTTGTCAAAAACGAAATCGATTCGTTTGTGAACGGAGCGCCCCAATTCGATGATATCACGATGATGGGTGTGAAGTACATAGGCAACGATGAACCAGTTTGGGAACGTTACGAAAAGACGATTGACGTGGGTATCGAGGGCCAGGGCGAACTCAAGACGTTTGTCGAAGGCATCCTCACTCCCATGGATGGTCTTGCGAAGGTACAGATGCAGAATGCTTGGGAACGCTATGAGAAGATAGTCGATGTTATTCCGGAGAACCAGGATATCCTTACGGCCTTTGTCGAAGGAATTCTTGCTCCGATGGAAGGCTCCGTAAAGTCGCAGATGCAGATTAACATTGCTATCGATGAAATCTACAGTAATATTGTCAAGTTCTCGGGTGCGACGAAGGTAACTTTGATTGTCGAGGTCCGCAAAGCGACGCTTACGGCCAAGTTGACCTTTATCGACAATGGCGCTCCCTATGACCCGCTGAAGAGCAAGGACCCCGATATCACCTTGCCGGCAGAAGAGCGCGAAATCGGCGGACTCGGGATATTCATTGTCAAGAAGACCATGGATAGCGTATGTTACCGTAGAAATGGTGATTGCAACGAGTTGGCCATTACCAAAGCACTGTAA
- a CDS encoding carboxypeptidase-like regulatory domain-containing protein, producing MMNRVWKFGIAALGGILAACSGEGGDKLSGSSLETENSIALSVQLADGTPAARVQVFIRPDSYLASGDSLADSLANENMNFETNDSGSLTLTNLGYGSYIVEARSDSLKGASKFNYRSWHAGDGRVSLHVGPPGAVAGQVLLEENVDAPVTVAVQGLDYSTSTDSEGNFEFESLPAGNFEVVAFIQDDSTVVNEKGKKQHVSFVRKLGSVLAEVKSGQFREILIDARPPVLSFVLEDFENGVDNWKIDHSKDASGKIESADAGFGREGKAAHFTCTNDSLYQWVLMGYQLGGFVDMSGLDSIVFWARAEANEDTTKRTYVSFSFDMNLDSTSEEESGKAWMHIDVDTAWKRYVVVPSELQEPDSNKTGGNLGWDVVKRRITDISIFGGTGGEFWIDDIEVFGYSEFVAKKPED from the coding sequence ATGATGAATAGGGTGTGGAAATTTGGGATTGCGGCTCTAGGAGGAATCCTTGCCGCTTGTTCTGGTGAGGGCGGTGACAAGCTCTCCGGTTCGTCGTTGGAGACAGAAAACTCCATCGCCCTTTCCGTGCAGTTGGCTGACGGTACTCCTGCGGCCCGTGTTCAGGTTTTTATTCGTCCGGATAGCTATTTGGCAAGTGGCGATTCTCTTGCGGACTCCCTTGCTAACGAGAACATGAATTTTGAAACCAACGACTCCGGCTCGTTGACTCTTACCAATTTGGGCTATGGTAGCTATATAGTGGAAGCCCGTAGTGATTCATTGAAGGGCGCCTCTAAGTTCAATTACAGATCATGGCATGCTGGCGATGGACGTGTGTCCCTGCATGTCGGACCTCCGGGGGCGGTCGCCGGTCAGGTGTTGCTCGAAGAGAATGTCGATGCGCCGGTCACGGTTGCGGTCCAGGGGCTTGATTATAGTACTTCGACGGATTCTGAAGGCAATTTTGAATTTGAATCCCTGCCTGCAGGCAATTTCGAAGTGGTCGCCTTTATCCAGGATGATTCCACGGTTGTAAACGAGAAGGGCAAAAAACAGCACGTGAGTTTCGTACGCAAACTCGGCTCTGTCCTTGCCGAAGTCAAGTCTGGCCAGTTCCGCGAAATCCTTATCGACGCAAGGCCGCCCGTACTTTCGTTTGTTCTTGAAGACTTCGAGAACGGTGTAGACAATTGGAAAATCGACCACTCCAAGGATGCCTCGGGCAAAATTGAATCGGCCGATGCCGGCTTTGGCCGCGAAGGCAAAGCCGCACACTTTACCTGTACGAACGATTCGCTGTACCAGTGGGTCCTGATGGGCTACCAGCTGGGTGGCTTTGTCGACATGAGCGGGCTTGATTCCATCGTGTTCTGGGCCCGTGCGGAAGCGAATGAAGACACGACCAAGCGTACCTATGTCTCGTTCTCGTTCGACATGAACCTCGACAGCACCTCCGAAGAAGAAAGCGGAAAGGCCTGGATGCACATAGATGTGGATACGGCCTGGAAGCGCTATGTGGTGGTGCCCAGCGAACTGCAGGAGCCCGACAGCAACAAGACTGGCGGAAACCTGGGCTGGGATGTCGTGAAGAGGCGCATCACCGATATCTCCATCTTTGGTGGTACGGGCGGTGAATTCTGGATAGACGATATCGAGGTGTTCGGCTATAGCGAGTTTGTCGCTAAAAAGCCAGAAGACTAA
- a CDS encoding SpoIIE family protein phosphatase, with protein sequence MPMKINVHGLAFKQSMAVLAGISIVFAALFLFSNSQIQGKLSQMLLDKGEEVSRANVALINKLFTSGRSIGEEISYKVGEQNLSGAELDDFLLRTLSGVRATVPQVVAMVVAFEPGMAPDGSNNEYMRLAYFSGDSSYVINGGNYQEKPWYTSTKGAMKGLWQEPFIGDFIKEPIVIFTTPIFRNNAAGQKEFAGVLCVDISIAFLKEAIANMPVSNDGYAVVLSANNTIIAHPKNELTFKANFASLSRNSSHKRLVEFENAVHSMKSGLFLGSSVDGEDAAIYFTAMDAIDWTFLIVWPASRFMEEQRSVSHTFAGICFGGYVVMFILILVITFRVSRPLKTLSVAAGKLGKGDFDAEIPVVEGHDEISQLASAFTEMRTSLKSFIETQKDMDRSKRDLEFSRSIQLGILSKNEAEEGCGDNRHALAPFLLPALDAGGDYYDFFKLDDDHLALLVADVAGKGVPATLVMMVSRIVIRTLALHHTSVAEIFNEANDGLLSHNRDHLFVTAWMGILDLRTGHMEFASAGHKAPVVRRKNGSVEFVNCVPDIALVVKEDFSYNTQTLDLHPGDTLFMYTDGVTGARNGEGKVFGKDSLLRALAECGDRAPAEINNFVKERLDRFTGDVQQLDDMAMLTVRYDGVPEKA encoded by the coding sequence ATGCCGATGAAGATAAACGTTCATGGCCTGGCATTCAAGCAGTCGATGGCAGTCCTTGCTGGCATAAGCATTGTATTCGCCGCTCTGTTTCTTTTCAGTAATTCCCAGATACAGGGAAAACTCTCCCAGATGCTTTTGGATAAGGGCGAAGAAGTCAGCCGCGCAAACGTGGCGCTTATCAACAAGCTCTTTACCTCGGGCCGCAGTATTGGCGAAGAAATTTCGTACAAGGTTGGCGAGCAGAACCTTTCCGGGGCGGAACTTGACGACTTCTTGCTCCGGACTCTTTCGGGTGTGCGCGCGACGGTACCGCAGGTGGTGGCGATGGTCGTTGCCTTCGAACCGGGAATGGCGCCGGATGGCTCGAACAATGAATACATGCGCCTCGCCTACTTTTCGGGTGACAGCAGCTACGTGATTAACGGAGGCAATTACCAGGAGAAACCCTGGTACACAAGCACCAAGGGTGCAATGAAAGGTCTTTGGCAGGAACCGTTTATCGGGGACTTCATCAAGGAACCGATCGTTATTTTTACGACTCCCATCTTCCGCAACAATGCTGCCGGACAGAAGGAGTTTGCAGGAGTCCTGTGTGTGGATATTTCCATCGCGTTCCTGAAAGAGGCGATCGCGAACATGCCGGTTTCCAATGACGGCTACGCGGTGGTGCTTTCGGCGAATAACACGATTATCGCTCATCCGAAGAACGAACTTACGTTCAAGGCGAATTTCGCATCGCTTTCGAGGAACTCTTCGCATAAGCGTCTTGTCGAGTTCGAGAATGCCGTGCATTCCATGAAGAGTGGCCTGTTCCTCGGGTCGTCCGTTGACGGTGAAGATGCCGCCATTTATTTTACGGCGATGGATGCCATCGATTGGACATTCCTGATTGTGTGGCCTGCAAGCAGGTTCATGGAAGAACAACGCTCCGTAAGCCATACGTTTGCCGGAATCTGTTTTGGCGGCTATGTGGTTATGTTTATCCTGATTCTCGTGATAACCTTCCGCGTTTCCCGTCCGCTCAAGACGCTCTCTGTTGCGGCGGGCAAGCTTGGAAAGGGAGATTTCGATGCGGAAATCCCTGTTGTCGAAGGCCACGACGAGATATCGCAACTCGCTAGCGCCTTTACGGAAATGCGTACTTCGCTCAAGAGCTTTATCGAGACGCAGAAGGACATGGACCGCTCGAAACGCGACCTGGAATTCTCGCGCAGTATCCAGCTGGGAATCCTTTCGAAGAACGAGGCGGAAGAGGGCTGCGGCGACAACCGGCATGCGCTGGCTCCTTTCCTGCTGCCAGCACTCGATGCCGGTGGCGACTATTACGATTTCTTCAAGCTGGATGATGACCACCTTGCCTTGCTGGTCGCCGACGTGGCGGGCAAGGGCGTGCCGGCGACACTTGTCATGATGGTGTCCCGAATCGTGATCCGTACACTTGCTCTGCACCACACGTCTGTAGCCGAGATTTTCAATGAGGCGAACGACGGGTTGTTAAGCCATAACAGGGACCATTTGTTCGTGACGGCGTGGATGGGCATTCTGGACCTGCGTACTGGGCACATGGAATTTGCCTCGGCGGGCCACAAGGCCCCTGTGGTACGCCGCAAGAATGGCTCCGTGGAATTCGTGAACTGCGTTCCCGATATCGCGCTTGTCGTGAAGGAAGACTTCTCCTACAACACGCAGACTTTGGACCTCCATCCGGGTGATACGTTGTTCATGTATACCGACGGCGTGACGGGTGCCAGGAACGGCGAAGGCAAGGTCTTTGGCAAAGACAGCCTGCTGCGTGCACTTGCGGAATGCGGCGACCGGGCGCCTGCAGAGATTAATAACTTCGTGAAGGAACGGTTGGACCGCTTTACGGGTGACGTGCAGCAGCTGGACGATATGGCCATGCTGACGGTACGTTACGATGGCGTTCCGGAAAAAGCCTAG
- a CDS encoding STAS domain-containing protein — MTINKIKENDSLMIALEGRLDTLTAPKLDAEIQGALDGIKSLVFDFEKLAYISSAGLRILLAAQKIMNKQGTMVIRNAGPEIREIFDVTGFSDILTLE; from the coding sequence ATGACAATCAACAAGATTAAGGAAAATGACAGCTTGATGATCGCTCTCGAAGGGCGTCTCGACACACTGACCGCTCCCAAGCTGGATGCCGAAATCCAGGGTGCGCTCGACGGCATCAAGTCGCTCGTGTTCGATTTCGAGAAACTCGCCTACATCTCTTCTGCAGGTCTCCGTATTCTGCTTGCCGCACAGAAGATCATGAACAAACAGGGCACGATGGTCATCAGGAACGCCGGCCCGGAAATTCGCGAGATTTTCGATGTTACTGGCTTCAGCGACATCCTGACGCTCGAATAA
- a CDS encoding STAS domain-containing protein — protein sequence MTLAVSGRLDSQTSPQLEGEIVGKLDGVAHLIFDLSKLEFISSSGLRVLLMLQKIMDKQGSMAIRNLPEEFREYFDETGFSRVMRIE from the coding sequence ATGACGCTCGCTGTCAGTGGGCGCTTGGATTCGCAGACGTCTCCGCAGCTGGAAGGTGAGATTGTCGGTAAACTCGACGGTGTGGCCCATCTTATTTTTGATTTGTCGAAACTGGAGTTTATCTCTTCGTCTGGACTCCGCGTGTTGCTTATGCTCCAGAAAATCATGGACAAACAGGGGTCCATGGCCATCAGAAACTTACCGGAAGAATTCCGTGAATACTTCGACGAGACTGGATTCAGTCGCGTTATGCGGATTGAGTAG